A stretch of the Argentina anserina chromosome 6, drPotAnse1.1, whole genome shotgun sequence genome encodes the following:
- the LOC126798944 gene encoding 4-coumarate--CoA ligase 1-like translates to MAIETPQSEIIYRSKLPDIPIPNHLPLHSYIFQNKSHLSSKPCIINGNTGDIYTYADVELTAHKVASGLNKLGIKQGDVVMLLLPNTPEFVFTFLGASFRGAMTTAANPFFTPAEIAKQAKASKAKLIITLASYYDKVKDLSSDEVKLMCIDSPPPDSSCLHFSELTQSNEDDVPEVDISPNDVVALPYSSGTTGLAKGVMLTHKGLVTSVSQQVDGENPNLYYSSDDVVLCVLPLFHIYSLNSVLLCGLRAGAAILVMQKFDIVTLLELMQKHRVSVAPIVPPIVLAIAKFPDLDKYDLGSIRVLKSGGAPLGKELEDTVRAKFPNVTIGQGYGMTEAGPVLTMSLAFAKEPFEVKPGGCGTVVRNAELKIVDPETGASLPHNQPGEICIRGHQIMKGYLNDPEATSRTIDKDGWLHTGDVGFIDDDEELFIVDRLKELIKYKGFQVAPAELEALLVTHPNISDAAVVPMKDDAAGEVPVAFVVRPNGSQITEDEIKQFISKQVVFYKRINRVFFIAAIPKSPSGKILRKELRAKLAADFAN, encoded by the exons ATGGCAATCGAAACACCCCAAAGCGAAATCATCTACCGCTCAAAGCTCCCGGACATCCCCATCCCAAACCACCTCCCTCTCCACTCCTACATCTTCCAAAACAAGTCCCACCTCAGCTCCAAGCCCTGCATCATCAATGGCAACACCGGTGACATCTATACCTACGCCGACGTCGAGCTCACCGCCCACAAAGTCGCCTCCGGTCTCAACAAGCTCGGCATCAAGCAAGGCGACGTCGTCATGCTTCTCCTTCCCAACACCCCCGAGTTCGTCTTCACCTTCTTAGGAGCCTCCTTCCGCGGCGCCATGACCACCGCCGCCAACCCCTTCTTCACCCCGGCAGAAATCGCCAAACAAGCCAAAGCTTCAAAGGCGAAGCTGATCATCACTCTCGCTAGCTATTACGACAAAGTAAAAGACTTATCGTCTGACGAGGTCAAGTTGATGTGCATTGACTCCCCGCCACCCGACTCGTCTTGTCTCCATTTCTCCGAACTGACTCAGTCCAATGAAGACGACGTGCCGGAGGTTGACATTAGCCCTAACGACGTCGTCGCTTTGCCCTATTCGTCCGGCACGACGGGACTGGCTAAAGGGGTGATGCTGACGCACAAGGGCTTGGTGACCAGCGTGTCACAGCAGGTTGACGGAGAGAATCCAAACTTGTACTACAGCAGCGACGACGTCGTTCTCTGCGTTCTGCCGCTGTTCCACATTTACTCCCTGAATTCTGTCTTGCTATGTGGGTTGAGAGCTGGAGCTGCGATTCTGGTGATGCAGAAGTTTGATATTGTTACTCTCTTGGAGCTCATGCAGAAGCATAGGGTTAGTGTTGCACCAATCGTGCCTCCGATTGTTCTGGCCATCGCAAAGTTTCCCGATCTCGATAAGTATGATTTGGGGTCAATAAGGGTGCTGAAGAGTGGAGGAGCACCGTTGGGGAAGGAGCTTGAAGACACGGTCAGAGCCAAATTTCCCAATGTCACAATTGGTCAG GGATATGGGATGACGGAGGCAGGACCGGTGTTGACAATGTCATTGGCATTTGCTAAGGAACCTTTCGAGGTTAAACCAGGTGGGTGCGGGACGGTGGTCCGAAATGCAGAGTTGAAGATCGTCGACCCTGAAACTGGTGCCTCTTTGCCTCACAACCAGCCTGGTGAGATTTGCATCAGAGGCCACCAAATCATGAAAG GCTACCTTAATGATCCGGAGGCCACAAGCAGAACGATAGACAAGGACGGATGGCTACACACAGGTGACGTAGGCttcattgatgatgatgaagagctCTTCATTGTTGATCGACTCAAGGAGCTTATCAAATACAAAGGATTTCAGGTGGCTCCTGCTGAGCTTGAAGCCTTGCTCGTCACCCATCCAAACATTTCTGATGCCGCAGTTGTCCC AATGAAGGACGATGCCGCCGGTGAGGTTCCTGTTGCTTTTGTGGTGAGGCCAAACGGATCTCAGATCACTGAGGATGAGATCAAGCAATTTATATCAAAACAG GTTGTATT